The Juglans regia cultivar Chandler chromosome 16, Walnut 2.0, whole genome shotgun sequence nucleotide sequence TCTGTCAAATATGAGACTATATAACTTcttcagcatatttaaaaatgaatgacAAGTGATAAGATGCAAATCTCTTCTTGCCTTTATTTTAAATCCAACATACTAACCTTCCAACAGCAAAGGGTCAATCAAAATTATAGACTAGGGCAAGTTTGTAAGTGAAAATTAGGGCAGGTTTGTAGGAGTGCAGAAAAATTGCAAGATACTTAAAATTCGAGGTTCTGTATGAATTCATGGATGTGATGCTGGTTTAGACGCACCAGGGCCTATCAAACTataattttaaatctattttggtCAAtccatatataaaagttaaaaggcAGATATtgatcttaaaataaataaatgaaaaaaaagtgaaggaGAAGATATTCACAAAACCTTTTCGATACAAAATCAACCAGAACTTGATTTTTGAACCCAAACTTGTTTCTGCAGATTCATTGAAAAATACCTTTAACTAATTAGCACATGATGATCGAAAACACAGAAAAAGTATGAGCAAAATTAGCCATCCAAAGTTTCAAGCCCAATCACCTCATGGGAAACATATCCAGTGCCTTTCCTCGAGTGCTTCCCCTCACCAACAATTGATGAGCCATCAGTATCCTTCACAACATGTGCTGGCCCACGGCGACCAAAATGTTTGTGGGAGCCTGCATGTAATACAAACATTGAAGTTGTGGctagaaaacaaaacatatgCCAAACACAGACAAAGGGCATCCATATTCAGAAGCAATATTGAAGTTACGGGCTCTCCAAACCAAAATCTACCATTATCCATGGAAGAATGACTAGTACGTCCAGTTCCAAGGTTTTTAACCTCACCACACCTAGCATTTGCCATGTCAACTTGCGTATCTCCCAGGGATCCTGAAAGATGACAAacagaagaataataaaatacattccttgccattaaaattttcttaaaaaaaataggccaCACAAGAACTTTCAGGCTTCCGGCAGTAAGAAGATCCCTCCCTCTTCAGTGTATTTGTTTGTACACATTAACTGAAGTGTTTTGATGGAAAGGTAAAATGACGATTACAAATTAATAGTGCTACCACTGATGACTACCAAGTCCTCTTATTATTAACCCAAGAATTACATTATGAAAATGGCACACACCTTCAAAAGAATCTACAGGTGACTGCgaaagttgagaaattgaagatgATAAAGACTCATCACTAGTATGAGATCCATCTGAACGACGAAGAGAAGTCCATACACCACGATCAGGCTTATCTTTATTTCTTGAACGTTTTTCCTGCTTCTCACTACAAAATCCATGCGAGTTATTACCAGCAACCTTGTCATCTGGAGCTGGAATTGGGTCCTTCAAAACCAATTGTGCATGTGGTGGACGGGGAGGTCTCTTGTCCTTTTCTAAATTTGTAGCCTGGATTTGCTGCTCAGACAGGCCCACAAAAGACTGACTTTGACGTGAATCCTTGTTTAAAAGTATTCTTTTGACTATCCTTTCACTACCTTGGTGTTGCTGGTTCTGCTTGAGAGCAGCTGAACTGATTGTGTTTCCAACTGAAGATGTTATACCCTTTGACAAGCTGCCAGACACCTGCAAAAGGAGTATAATACAGTATTTTAACATTGTGCAGCCCTTCAACTAAAAAGCCACATTTCTACCTGTAAAACAAAATTATGGGGAAAACCACACTGCAGTGAGACAAATCTTATTAGAAATTGCAAAGAGGCAAATAAGTAATCAGCACACACAGAATCACAAAAAATCTGGTTTTTGGAATATTGCCGATGCATAAATGAAGCAAAGAACTTGCTGATGCATAAATAAATTGCCGATGCATAGTAAGGTAAGGTTGAAGAGAAGAAATACTTAAAGAGTGAAGAATGCACCTAAAAAAACCCTCCTTACACACCAATTATTAATGGCATTGTCTGAATAAAACTTGGAACTCAATTTACACTGCCACAACACATGAGAACAAATTGTGTTCAGTGCTGCAGTTATTTAAGGAAAATAGGTTATTTGATGTGATAGCCGATGCACAGAACTCTGGATTTTGAAAGTATTTCAAATAGAATTAGATTATTTAATCCGTCACAAATAGGACaatcacaacttttttttttatgtcggggaacctcttcaaggcagggcccttcggatCCACCCTTGTAGAGTAAACCCCCGTCCCGTGCACCACACCCTCGGACGTTTCCCTgcacggaactggttaaatcgctgacttTGCACCAGgaggtgtggccccaaaggattgtttgcacccatgaggtgttgaactttggaccttgaagggagtgataccccaaggccaaggccttcaccacttgggccaaccccttggggttacaATCACAAAACTAAACATCCAAAGCTTTTTTGATCAGTAAGATAGGGATTTTATTAATGACTAAAAGGGATGATACATAATGCAAAGGACATATAAATAATCCACCAACTATCAAAAGGAAACAGGGTTAGGAAATCCTGAAAGCTAAGAGCTGGAGATGGTAACATCATGTTGGGTTATTAATCAGAGATACAGTGGAAAGGCAAATGGTTCCATAGTCAAGTGGACAGTCAAATACAATGTGGGACCATCCAAAGTCATTACTTGGGGAATGTAGAAGGTATTCGATAAGGCCTAGCAAGTTAATTGGACAGACACATATCCTTCTTTGATAATATGCTGAAGGCAAATAATCGATCAGAGCTCACACTGCAATTCACAATAAGGAAGAACGACTTTTGGAGATGGAACAGCTCCAGTGTTCAAGTAAGCCTTTGAAATGTGTCCAACATTAGAAAAGTGACAGACTATAATCAGAATCacacccaaaaaataaagaagcatAAACTGTCTCACTGGTGGCAAGCTGTCCAAGTTGAGCACATGCTCCAGTCTAAgcaggactttttttttttccaagtagtGTAAGCAGGAGAAATGTGACCATTGTATAGATTGCCACTGtccatttaaaacataataacttaGAACGTTGATGGGTAAATGGGTATATTAATCCGTGattatttgcttttttttctgCTATGCATTTTCAAATGATCCACATCAgaacaagaaaacaaattttatcCATACAAAGCAACaccatacattatatatatgctttgaaAAGTGCCCCAAGTAACATATGTTGGTAAGAACTGAaaaaacttacatgaaaaatctctctctctttccctttcaGAAGCAGGAATTTCTTTTTCCCAGATTCGTTAGTTCCAGAAATTcctgaaaaattatattagaggTGAACAAGCTCCTAGAAGTATAGATATAATATTAACATGCCCAGAGAAAGaaataactattcacaaaaaagATGAATTGATCCAAAAAGAAACAATCTAAAAGAAATTAACTTGTGTATTGCACTGAATATTCCAGTACCATAAACCCCAAACTGGACAATGTGAACATATATCTTAATCAAGGATACTGCAAGGAACAAGCacacaaattttgttttttttttttttataaataaagaacAAGCACACAAAATCAGAGACATAAATGGTAAAGATAAATAGACACACGTGCAACCCACTTGTTTTGGATATATAAATCCTTTTTCACCTGGAACCCTATCCATTTTGGCAAAAGAAGGGTATGATATGTAGGCATGTTGATAAAATAAGTGGTCTAACAAACAAGTGTtattttaatggcatggatctccatgagtttttagtttctaatgctccTACTTAAATAGGGCATATTGATTCGTAATTGTCAGTTGATTGGATGAATAAagacttattttacttataaaaaaaaaaaaaaaacaagtgttCCCACAGTAGGTAGTAAAAACTTGAAGGTGATGTTAATAAGAACTGAGCAAGGTAAATATATCAAAGTGAAAACGGAATCAAGCACATGACGACCTCTAAGATATAGATTCAAACAATGCCAACATAAATGCATTAAACTGGAGAAAAAACTATCTAAGTTTTTTAgatagtttctttttttaagtcttGCTACAAAACTTCCAACTCCTTTGTTTCTAAAACcagaaaatgtacaaaaaagAACCAAACCCATCCACACAACTCTTTGAACTACCAGAAACCATTCTTCcttgtgtaaaaaaaattcagcTCATCATAAGAGCTAAACccatttgagaaaatttaaatactgcaAACGTAACAAGTCTGaaaaaatggaagtgagaaaagaaaaaatggctaATGCAAGGCAAAAGACATCCAAAATTTTCATGCAATCCCGCAGCAACTGCACATGTTTTTCTCAAGATATCATTAAAAGaagacaggaaaaaaaaaaaaaaggatcaaatCATCACTGAACACTTAATTATTCCATTTCCCAACCATACCACTTTCCTCTGCCAATACTTCAGTCCTAGCAGCAGGAACAACAGTAACAGACTTATGAGAAAGCCGCTCATCATCTCTCTTTGGAACCAGAAGGTGCATTGACTTGTCTTTGCCACTCATGTTCTTTACAGTGTCCCTCAAAACATACTGCCCATCAGGGAGGAAATAGTATTAATAAACTCCTAAATTTCCAACATCTTGCTTTGAAATCAAGTCTGGATGTCTAGATGCTCAAACACAAACAAAGATGGAAAACAAATACTATATAGCATATACCTCAATCCATATTCCCTACAAGTACGACAATGTAATCCAAAAACCATGCTTAACATAAGAAGCTTCAGGAGCAGGAAAATCACGTAAATGTTCTATTTAAATCTatgttctttctctctctagtcAGCCTTGGGCCTACTAATAAGGtcagtaataaaaaaaaatctttaattcaTCATTCAGATTTTGGATCTACAAACCAAAATTAACATCtgtatggaaaatgatacacatacaatgcttctttttttttttttataagtaaaaatattatatttatatatcaaaaggagtaaccaagtacactgaatgtatacaagagaacaccTTGCCCATAATAGAAAAACCCCTAATAACCCAATAGCccgtgaaaaacaacccaaaatacaccaagcccgaccccaaccccttACTTCCTGttgaactaaaactctacccaaaaATCCCACcccaacccaaaatacaccacaACGCTTTACACAATCTTGTTTTAAatgaggggtatttttgtaaaataactaataaaagtaacatcattttacagATATACCCTCAATTTAAAACATGGTTGTATAAAGAGCTGTAAAAAAGGTTGTATGTGCAACATGTCATAGTATCCTTCTAATGTTTCAACAGGCCTATACACACGAATcacacagaaaatataaatatgaccattttttttttttgatacgtaagaaataaattatattgatatgaatgaaataggcatagcccatgtacataggaagtatacaaaagaacacataaatacattctaaattaaagacaaaaagtCATGAGCATTGTTTCCATCAagtacaatggctgaaaaccaaagcattgTTTCCGTCATTGTGCACTCCCTATCTAGATGTCAAACCAGCTTCTGGCACAGGAAatgatagaaattttattagacAAACCCAAAGTGGGAACTTTAAtgtttgtactttttttttttttggtaactaacttttatgtttgtacttataATGGTGTAGTGACACTGTGACGGACTATCAGTACAATGGATGTAATACGTGTAGGTTTTAACAGATTCTTATATCCGTAATTATTAAATCAGAAAAGTTATTTTGGGTGCAGTTCCAGTACGTATAATTCAGACAATTTGGAGCAAGGAATAATTGTTCTATCAATAGCATTGATCTTGACAGGAACATACTTAAATTTATGTTTCTAAAATTGCAGTATACCCATTATGGTGCAGCTTAGTGATCAAAGGGCAGACCTAAAATGAGACGTAAACCCAAACATCTTGGGTTTGATTCTGCACTAAAAGTAGCCCTTAATTATCTAATAAACAGTTATGGGAGGTCAGGTTGTATACTAGAGGTATACTTTCAAGGGTTAGTCTGAAGAATCATACCTTGGTGAGGTTAAAcaccatttaaaaaattgtgGCATGTTGCTGCATGCT carries:
- the LOC108983721 gene encoding regulator of nonsense transcripts UPF3-like isoform X2, which encodes MKGLSDRTKVVLRHLPPAISQATLMDQIDAAFAGRYHWVAFRPGKSSMKHQFYTRAYIDFKKPEDVIEFAEFFDGHLFVSEKGTQFKTIVEYAPSQRVPKQWSKKDGREGTILKDPEYLEFLEYLAKPVENLPSAEIQLERREAERGGAAKEALVVTPLMDFVRQKRAAKGGSRRSLSNGKLSRRAVGSSTRNRGASSKRGSERRRISSAMYVLRDTVKNMSGKDKSMHLLVPKRDDERLSHKSVTVVPAARTEVLAEESGISGTNESGKKKFLLLKGKEREIFHVSGSLSKGITSSVGNTISSAALKQNQQHQGSERIVKRILLNKDSRQSQSFVGLSEQQIQATNLEKDKRPPRPPHAQLVLKDPIPAPDDKVAGNNSHGFCSEKQEKRSRNKDKPDRGVWTSLRRSDGSHTSDESLSSSISQLSQSPVDSFEGSLGDTQVDMANARCGEVKNLGTGRTSHSSMDNGSHKHFGRRGPAHVVKDTDGSSIVGEGKHSRKGTGYVSHEKQVWVQKSSSG
- the LOC108983721 gene encoding regulator of nonsense transcripts UPF3-like isoform X1, which encodes MKGLSDRTKVVLRHLPPAISQATLMDQIDAAFAGRYHWVAFRPGKSSMKHQFYTRAYIDFKKPEDVIEFAEFFDGHLFVSEKGTQFKTIVEYAPSQRVPKQWSKKDGREGTILKDPEYLEFLEYLAKPVENLPSAEIQLERREAERGGAAKEALVVTPLMDFVRQKRAAKGGSRRSLSNGKLSRRAVGSSTRNRGASSKRGSERRRISSAMYVLRDTVKNMSGKDKSMHLLVPKRDDERLSHKSVTVVPAARTEVLAEESGISGTNESGKKKFLLLKGKEREIFHVSGSLSKGITSSVGNTISSAALKQNQQHQGSERIVKRILLNKDSRQSQSFVGLSEQQIQATNLEKDKRPPRPPHAQLVLKDPIPAPDDKVAGNNSHGFCSEKQEKRSRNKDKPDRGVWTSLRRSDGSHTSDESLSSSISQLSQSPVDSFEGSLGDTQVDMANARCGEVKNLGTGRTSHSSMDNGSHKHFGRRGPAHVVKDTDGSSIVGEGKHSRKGTGYVSHEFKCLVTQFWNLHLLVAGSCLLLLYR
- the LOC108983721 gene encoding regulator of nonsense transcripts UPF3-like isoform X3, yielding MKGLSDRTKVVLRHLPPAISQATLMDQIDAAFAGRYHWVAFRPGKSSMKHQFYTRAYIDFKKPEDVIEFAEFFDGHLFVSEKGTQFKTIVEYAPSQRVPKQWSKKDGREGTILKDPEYLEFLEYLAKPVENLPSAEIQLERREAERGGAAKEALVVTPLMDFVRQKRAAKGGSRRSLSNGKLSRRAVGSSTRNRGASSKRGSERRRISSAMYVLRDTVKNMSGKDKSMHLLVPKRDDERLSHKSVTVVPAARTEVLAEESGISGTNESGKKKFLLLKGKEREIFHVSGSLSKGITSSVGNTISSAALKQNQQHQGSERIVKRILLNKDSRQSQSFVGLSEQQIQATNLEKDKRPPRPPHAQLVLKDPIPAPDDKVAGNNSHGFCSEKQEKRSRNKDKPDRGVWTSLRRSDGSHTSDESLSSSISQLSQSPVDSFEGSLGDTQVDMANARCGSHKHFGRRGPAHVVKDTDGSSIVGEGKHSRKGTGYVSHEFKCLVTQFWNLHLLVAGSCLLLLYR